The Strix uralensis isolate ZFMK-TIS-50842 chromosome 13, bStrUra1, whole genome shotgun sequence genome window below encodes:
- the GPR174 gene encoding putative G-protein coupled receptor 174 produces the protein MTNSSTCTDTDLKTYYAITYTFILIPGLIGNILALWVFYGYMKETKRAVIFMINLAIADLAQVLSLPLRIFYYLTGTWEFGGGLCMLCFYLKYVNMYASIYFLVCISVRRYLFLMHPFKFSDCKRICDVYISIAGWVVVCVGCLPFPLLRLHQDAKNTCFVDLPVKEVDLPISIAMMTIGELVGFVTPLLIILYCSWKTILSLKEKNSASHDLGEKKKALKMILTCALVFLICFAPYHISFPLDFFVKTKKIKNGCVQKVISVFHVVALCLASLNSCVDPVIYYFTTDEFRRRLSRQDLQDSIQLHHLSYVRKHSRDTLREHTMDY, from the coding sequence ATGACGAACAGCTCGACCTGCACCGACACAGACCTCAAGACCTACTATGCGATTACATATACGTTCATCCTCATCCCTGGACTAATAGGAAACATATTAGCTTTGTGGGTCTTTTATGGGTACATGAAAGAGACTAAAAGGGCCGTAATATTTATGATCAATTTAGCCATTGCCGACTTAGCGCAGGTTTTGTCCTTGCCCCTGAGGATTTTCTACTACTTGACCGGGACGTGGGAATTTGGAGGAGGTCTCTGCATGCTTTGCTTCTACCTGAAGTACGTCAATATGTACGCAAGCATCTATTTCTTGGTTTGCATCAGCGTGAGACGATACTTGTTTCTGATGCACCCGTTCAAATTCAGTGACTGCAAACGCATCTGTGATGTGTATATCAGCATCGCTGGCTGGGTCGTGGTCTGCGTTGGCTGTTTGCCTTTCCCGCTTCTCAGACTTCACCAGGATGCTAAAAACACGTGTTTTGTGGATCTCCCCGTAAAGGAAGTTGACCTTCCCATCTCCATTGCAATGATGACCATAGGTGAATTGGTGGGGTTCGTAACACCCCTACTCATCATCCTGTACTGCTCGTGGAAGACTATCTtatcactaaaagaaaaaaactctgcATCACATGACCtcggagagaaaaaaaaggctttaaagaTGATTCTCACCTGTGCTCTGGTATTTCTGATTTGCTTTGCACCGTACCATATCAGCTTTCCACTAGATTTCtttgtcaaaaccaaaaagattaaGAATGGGTGCGTCCAGAAGGTGATCTCGGTGTTTCACGTTGTAGCTCTGTGCCTTGCCAGCCTGAACTCCTGCGTGGATCCAGTCATCTACTACTTTACTACAGATGAGTTCAGGAGACGCCTTTCCAGGCAGGACTTGCAGGACAGCATTCAGCTCCACCACCTCAGTTACGTGAGGAAGCACTCCAGAGATACACTCAGGGAGCACACCATGGACTACTAG